The window GATAAGGGCATGCCTGAAGATTATCGGCGAGATGATCGAGGGCGTCCCTCAGCGTGGAAGGCACTGCCTTCCGCTATCCACACCAAATGGATCGCGCCTGATGCGACGCGATCCGGTGAGGCTGATCTGATGTGTAAAGTATCACGAAAAGCTTTTTAATTATACTACATTTCTGATCGATACGAAAAAACGGAGGTCGCTCTGGGCGTGTATTTCGCCTGCTCTTCCGGCGATCGCTGATAATGTTCCTGGAGGCTACGCACGCTTAGCTCACGCTCTCGCAGCGCCCGAATCCCCTGAACCGCGGCGGCCGCCGCGGAGAGGGTCGTCAGGAGGGGGACGCCGTGTCTCACCGCCGCCTGGCGGATGGCCATTCCATCGCCGTGGGCTTCCCGTCCCAGCGGCGTGTTCAGGATGAGGTCCACTTCGCCGCGCTTGATGTAATCCACCACATGGGGAGATCCCTCGCTGACCTTGTTGACGGCCTGCACCGGGAGCCCTGCCTTGGCCAGGAACGCCGCCGTCCCTCGGGTCGCCAGAAGGCGGAATCCCAAACGGTACAGATCCCGGGCGATCTTCAGGGCACTTCCCTTGTCGTAGTCGTTGACCGAGAGCAGGGCGGTCCCTTGCAGGGGCAGGGAGTCCCCGGCGCCCATCTCCGCCTTGGCGAAGGCGTGGCCGAACCGGGCGGCGTGTCCCATCACCTCCCCGGTGGAGCGCATCTCCGGCCCCAGCAGCGCGTCCGCCCCGGGGAGCTTCTTGAAGGGCAGCACGGCCTCTTTCACAAAGAAGCCGTAGATCTGGGGCTCATCGGTGAAGCCCAGCTCCTCTAGCGTCTTCCCGGCCATCACCTGGGCTGCGATCCGGGCCAGCGGCACGCCTGTCGCCTTGGACACGAAGGGGACCGTGCGCGATGCGCGGGGGTTCACCTCCAGCACGTAGACGATGTCATCCTTGATGGCGAACTGCACGTTCATCAGCCCGCGCACCCCCAGCGACAATCCCAGCCGTTCCACGTACTCGTAGATCGTGTTCAGATGGAAGTAGCTGATCTTGTACGGAGGCAGCACGCAGGCGGAGTCGCCGGAGTGGACGCCCGCCTCCTCGATGTGCTGCATCACGCCGCCGATGACCACCCGCTCGCCATCGCAGACGGCGTCCACATCGATCTCGTAGGCGTCCTCCACGTATTGGTCGATCAGGATGGGGTGTCCCTCCGCCGCGGCCACGGCCTCGCTCACATAGCGCTCCAGGGCTTCCTCGTCGTAGCAGATGGCCATGGCGCGGCCGCCCAACACGTAGGAGGGGCGTACCAGCACCGGGTAGCCGATCTGGCGGGCGATACGCTTGGCCTCCGCCAGGTCTCTGGCGATGCCGTTCGCCGGCTGAGGGATGTCCAGCTTCGCCAGTAGCGCCCCGAAGCGCCCCCGGTCCTCGGCCAGGTCGATGGCGTCAGGGCTGGTCCCCCAGATGGGCACGCCCGCGGCCTGCAATCGGTTGGCTAGGTTGAGCGGCGTCTGCCCGCCGAACTGGACGATCACGCCCTGGGGCTGCTCCTCCTCCACGATGTTGAGCACATCCTCGAAGGTCAGCGGCTCGAAATAGAGGCGATCGGAGGTGTCGTAGTCGGTGCTCACCGTCTCCGGATTGCAGTTGACCATGATCGTCTCATATCCCAGATCGTGGAGCGCCCAGCAGGCGTGCACGCAGCAGTAGTCGAACTCGATCCCCTGCCCGATGCGATTGGGTCCGCCCCCTAGGATCATCACCTTGGGCCGATCGGTGGGCCCGGCCTCGTCCTGCGTCTCGTAAGTGCTGTACAGGTAGGGGGTGAATGCCTCGAACTCGGCCGCGCAGGTGTCTACCCGCAGGTAGGTGGGGATGATGCCCAGCGCCTTGCGGCGTTCCCGGACCTTCAGCCCTCGCTCGTGTGAGTCCGGCGCCGGCTCGCCCCATTGCAGCAGGTCGCCGATCTGCTCATCGCTGAAGCCCCATCGCTTGGCTTTCCGCAGGATATCGGCCGGCAGGGACTCCAGGGTGTACGAGGACAGCTCCCGTTCCAGCGCGATGATCTGCTCCATCTGGGCCACGAACCAGGGGTCGAAGCCGGTGAGGCGGCTGGTCTCCTCCAGGGACCACCCCGCCATCAGCGCGTCGTGCAGTGCGAACAGGCGATCGCGGGTGGGGATCTTGAGGAGGTCCCGTATCCGTTGCGGATCATCGGCATCGCCGGACGCCTCAGGCTGCAACGGGTCCTCAGCCAGCCCGCCGAACCCCTTCCGCCCGATCTCCAGTGAGCGGAACCCCTTCTGCAGCGCCTCCTTGAACGTGCGGCCGATGGCCATCACCTCGCCCACGGACTTCATCTGCGGCCCCAGGACGGGGTCGACGCCGGGGAATTTCTCGAAGGCCCACCGGGGGATCTTGACCACCACGTAGTCGATGCTGGGCTCAAAGGCGGCCACCGTCACCCGGGTGATGTCGTTCTTGATCTCGTCGAGGGTGTAGCCGACAGCCAGCAGGGCCGCGATCTTGGCAATGGGGAAGCCGGTCGCCTTGGAGGCCAGCGCGGAGGATCGAGAGACGCGCGGGTTCATCTCGATGACCACGACGCGGCCGTCCTCCGGGTTGACGGCGAACTGGACGTTGGAGCCGCCCGTCTCCACCCCCACGGCGCTCATCACCGCGCGGGCCTGGTCTCGCAGGCGCTGATACTCCTTGTCTGTGAGCGTCTGCGCGGGCGCCACCGTGATGGAGTCCCCGGTGTGTACGCCCATCGGGTCCAGGTTCTCGATGGAGCAGACGACCACGAAGTTATCGTTCCGGTCCCGCATCACCTCCAGCTCGAATTCCTTCCAGCCCAGGACCGACTCCTCGACGAGGACGGAATGCACGGGGCTCTCGCGCAGGCCGAAGCTCACCTTCTCCGCGAAGTCGTCCGGGCCGAAGGCCACGGCTCCGCCTGAACCTCCCAGGGTAAACGATGGGCGGATCAGCACCGGATAGCGGCCGATCTCCTGGACGATGGCCTGGGCCTCCTCCATGGAATGGGCGAGGCCGCTGCGCGGCACGTCCAGCCCGGCCTTGAGCATCGCCTCCTTGAACAGGAGGCGGTCCTCGGCCAGCTTCATCGCCTGGAGCGACGCGCCGATGAGCTGGACGCCGTATCGATCCAGCACGCCGCTCTCCGCCAGCTCGACGCCCAGGTTCAACCCCGTCTGCCCGCCGACTGTGGGGAGCAGCGCGTCCGGTCGCTCCCGGTCGATGATCTTCTCCAGGATCTCGGCCGTCAGGGGCTCCACGTAGGTGGCGTCGGCCAGCTCCGGGTCCGTCATGATGGTAGCCGGGTTGGAGTTCACCAGCACCACCCGATAGCCCTCCCGCTTCAGCGCCTTGACGGCCTGCGTTCCAGAGTAGTCGAACTCACACGCCTGGCCGATAACGATCGGCCCGGATCCGATCACCAGGATCGAGTGAATGTCCGTTCGCTTTGGCATTTGTCAGCCCTTTATCCCTTTACCGTTGAGCGTAGGAAAGTATCTGAAAACTCATCAGCAGGGTATCTGAGGGGGCTCCCTCAACGACCAGCTCCGTGGGGGAAATCTCTCTCCGAAGGGGCGAACCCCCTCCATCCCCCCATGGGTGGGAGCAACAGGATCTCTCAGGTACGCTCGAAGGCTATCCACTGTGAGGTGAATTGCCAGGTTTTGCGAGCGAAAGCTTGGCCTCTTCACCGGTTGCTTCGTTTACGATGACCAATAAACCCTCTGTCTCCCTACCCAATTGCTCGTTGGCATTGAGCAACTCGATGCCGTAGACCGTACCATCAGGAGCGATGTCTATGACTAGCTCGTCGCTGACACGGATGGATTCTACCTCTCTGCGGGATGTTCGCGAAAGCGAATGTACGCTATGTTATAGCGTGGATCATATGTAAATCTCATCGATGGATCGGCTCGCTCACGAGACCTCCGTATAAAGACCAACCACATCCCGCAGCATGGCCGCCGCGGTAGGCATCGGGCCGCGCTCGTCCACTTTCGCGAACTGCACGCCCATGATGTCCGTGTGCCAGAGGATTCCCATCTCCCAGCCGGATACGGAGGCCAATGGATGATCCAGCGGCAGCGCGGCCGGGTGTACCGAGAACCGATATTCATCGTTACGACGGTGGGCCACGGCGATCAGCTTGATGGTCTGTCCCCGGGCCCGGGCCGCCGCCATGTCCTCCACCGTGATGTGCTGGATGCCCAGCACGTCGACGTCCTCCAGCGTGGCGGGGACGCCCAGGACCGCGTTGGCGATGATCACCAGCTTGTTGGCCGTATCCCAGCCTCGGATGTCCAGGGAGGGGTCCGCCTCCGCCACCCCCTCCACCTGGGCCTCCCGCAGGGCGTCCTCAAAGCTGCGCCCCACCTCCATGGAGCTGAGGATATAGTTGGTGGTCGAGTTCAGGATGCCCTCGATCCGGTGGATATCGCAGGCCACCCAGTCCCGCTGTCCCATGTTGATCACCGGAAGCGAGCCGCATACCGTGGCGGAGAAGCGCAGGGACACCCCCTGGCGTCGTGCCTCCTCGGCCAGCTCCTGATAGGCCAGCACCAGTGGCGCTTTGTTCGCCAGTACCACGGACATGCGACGCTTCAGAGCGATACGCGCGCAGTCCAGCCCCGGCTGGCCAGTGCGCAGGTTCACCGGCGATGCATCCAGGATCACGTCCGCGTCCACCTGGCGCACCATCTCCACGGCTGGCATGCCACGGTGCCCCAGCCGGGGATACTGCCCGACCCCGCGCCCCGCCCTCTTATGGCGCAAGAGGTTCGCGTGATCGATGCGTCCGGCGCCGAGGACGGCGCCGCTGCTGTCCGCCACGCCGACCAGCGCCAGCTCCAAGCCATAGCGATCCCGCAGCGTCTTGCGCTTGAGGGTCATCAGCTCCAGGAACGACCGGCCTACGTGACCCAGGCCGACCAAGGCGACGCGAACAGTGTGGGTCATTTTCGCATCAACTCCACGAACTGGCCGAACAAGTAGTCGGCATCGTGAGGCCCGGGGCTGGCCTCGGGATGATACTGCACAGAGAAAACGGGACGATCGTTGAGGCGCATTCCCTCGACCGTCCCGTCGTTGAGGTTCCAGTGGGTGATGGTGACCTGGGATGGTGGCAGGCTTTCCGGGTCCACCGCGTAGTTGTGGTTCTGCGCTGTGATCTGGACAACCCCTGTGGCCTCATCCCGCACGGGCTGATTGCCGCCGTGATGGCCGAACTTGAGCTTGTACGTGCGTCCTCCCAGCGCTCGTCCTAGGATCTGGTGTCCCAGACAGATGCCGAACATCGGCAGCCCCTCCTCCAGGAGCCGGGCGACGGCGGCGGCCGCGTAGGGGACGCCGGCGGGGTCGCCAGGCCCGTTGGAGAGGAAGACCCCGTCGGGGGAGAGC is drawn from Chloroflexota bacterium and contains these coding sequences:
- the carB gene encoding carbamoyl-phosphate synthase large subunit; the encoded protein is MPKRTDIHSILVIGSGPIVIGQACEFDYSGTQAVKALKREGYRVVLVNSNPATIMTDPELADATYVEPLTAEILEKIIDRERPDALLPTVGGQTGLNLGVELAESGVLDRYGVQLIGASLQAMKLAEDRLLFKEAMLKAGLDVPRSGLAHSMEEAQAIVQEIGRYPVLIRPSFTLGGSGGAVAFGPDDFAEKVSFGLRESPVHSVLVEESVLGWKEFELEVMRDRNDNFVVVCSIENLDPMGVHTGDSITVAPAQTLTDKEYQRLRDQARAVMSAVGVETGGSNVQFAVNPEDGRVVVIEMNPRVSRSSALASKATGFPIAKIAALLAVGYTLDEIKNDITRVTVAAFEPSIDYVVVKIPRWAFEKFPGVDPVLGPQMKSVGEVMAIGRTFKEALQKGFRSLEIGRKGFGGLAEDPLQPEASGDADDPQRIRDLLKIPTRDRLFALHDALMAGWSLEETSRLTGFDPWFVAQMEQIIALERELSSYTLESLPADILRKAKRWGFSDEQIGDLLQWGEPAPDSHERGLKVRERRKALGIIPTYLRVDTCAAEFEAFTPYLYSTYETQDEAGPTDRPKVMILGGGPNRIGQGIEFDYCCVHACWALHDLGYETIMVNCNPETVSTDYDTSDRLYFEPLTFEDVLNIVEEEQPQGVIVQFGGQTPLNLANRLQAAGVPIWGTSPDAIDLAEDRGRFGALLAKLDIPQPANGIARDLAEAKRIARQIGYPVLVRPSYVLGGRAMAICYDEEALERYVSEAVAAAEGHPILIDQYVEDAYEIDVDAVCDGERVVIGGVMQHIEEAGVHSGDSACVLPPYKISYFHLNTIYEYVERLGLSLGVRGLMNVQFAIKDDIVYVLEVNPRASRTVPFVSKATGVPLARIAAQVMAGKTLEELGFTDEPQIYGFFVKEAVLPFKKLPGADALLGPEMRSTGEVMGHAARFGHAFAKAEMGAGDSLPLQGTALLSVNDYDKGSALKIARDLYRLGFRLLATRGTAAFLAKAGLPVQAVNKVSEGSPHVVDYIKRGEVDLILNTPLGREAHGDGMAIRQAAVRHGVPLLTTLSAAAAAVQGIRALRERELSVRSLQEHYQRSPEEQAKYTPRATSVFSYRSEM
- a CDS encoding homoserine dehydrogenase — protein: MTHTVRVALVGLGHVGRSFLELMTLKRKTLRDRYGLELALVGVADSSGAVLGAGRIDHANLLRHKRAGRGVGQYPRLGHRGMPAVEMVRQVDADVILDASPVNLRTGQPGLDCARIALKRRMSVVLANKAPLVLAYQELAEEARRQGVSLRFSATVCGSLPVINMGQRDWVACDIHRIEGILNSTTNYILSSMEVGRSFEDALREAQVEGVAEADPSLDIRGWDTANKLVIIANAVLGVPATLEDVDVLGIQHITVEDMAAARARGQTIKLIAVAHRRNDEYRFSVHPAALPLDHPLASVSGWEMGILWHTDIMGVQFAKVDERGPMPTAAAMLRDVVGLYTEVS